A DNA window from Chryseobacterium sp. MEBOG06 contains the following coding sequences:
- the ggt gene encoding gamma-glutamyltransferase has translation MKKFLIVSVLLASQLSWAQFTDISIVKEVQVKNKGVVVSAHPLASEAGAKILKMGGNAYDAVTATQYALAVVYPQAGNIGGGGFLVGVKNNGEKFTLDYRETAPKKASRDMYLDKKGKADTDLSQNGRLAVGIPGSVAGFFATLKYCKLPMDKIIQPAIDLAEQGFTITGKEADMLNSQKEKFQKNNKSSILFVKDTPWKAGDLLVQKELAETLKLIQKLGAKGFYEGKTAELLVAEMKRGNGIITLEDLKNYKVAERKALEFDYKGNNVVSMPLPSSGGLLLAQMLRMASFENLEKYQQNSTKAVQIMVEAERRAFADRAEYMGDPDFIQDKTSYLISDEYLKKRWKSFSFDKATPSSEVGKIITQPKESMQTTHISVLDKDGNAASVTTTLNGYYGSKVLVSGAGFFLNNEMDDFSIKPGVPNMFGAVGGEANSIQPNKRMLSSMTPTILLKNGKPYMVVGTPGGTTIPTSVYQSIVNVVDFKLNANLSVNTPKFHHQWLPETITVENNFPESTIAELKNKNYIIEKTKQIGKTEMIVLDENGNIHAVADGRGDDSVAVE, from the coding sequence ATGAAGAAGTTTTTAATTGTTTCGGTACTATTGGCCAGTCAATTAAGCTGGGCACAGTTTACAGACATCAGTATTGTCAAAGAAGTACAGGTAAAAAACAAGGGCGTGGTGGTATCAGCACATCCTCTGGCCAGTGAAGCAGGAGCAAAAATCTTAAAAATGGGAGGAAATGCTTATGATGCAGTCACTGCCACACAATATGCATTGGCCGTTGTGTATCCGCAAGCCGGAAACATTGGAGGAGGTGGATTTTTGGTAGGCGTGAAAAATAATGGTGAAAAATTCACTTTGGATTACAGGGAAACAGCTCCTAAAAAAGCTTCCAGAGATATGTACCTTGATAAAAAAGGAAAAGCGGATACGGATCTGTCTCAAAACGGAAGGCTTGCAGTAGGGATTCCGGGAAGTGTGGCTGGTTTCTTTGCCACATTAAAGTACTGTAAACTTCCGATGGATAAAATTATCCAGCCTGCTATTGATCTTGCAGAGCAAGGGTTCACCATTACAGGAAAAGAAGCAGATATGCTGAATAGCCAGAAAGAAAAGTTCCAGAAGAATAATAAATCTTCAATCCTATTTGTAAAGGATACTCCATGGAAAGCAGGAGACCTGTTAGTTCAAAAAGAGCTGGCTGAAACGCTGAAACTCATTCAAAAACTAGGGGCAAAAGGATTCTATGAGGGAAAAACAGCAGAACTTTTGGTTGCAGAAATGAAAAGGGGCAATGGTATTATCACTCTGGAAGATCTTAAAAATTATAAAGTAGCTGAGAGAAAAGCATTAGAGTTTGATTACAAAGGAAACAATGTTGTTTCTATGCCTTTACCTTCCAGCGGCGGTCTTCTATTGGCCCAAATGCTTAGAATGGCGAGCTTTGAAAACCTTGAAAAATATCAGCAAAATTCTACAAAAGCAGTTCAGATCATGGTTGAAGCTGAAAGAAGAGCTTTTGCAGACAGGGCAGAATATATGGGAGATCCGGATTTTATTCAGGACAAAACTTCTTATCTTATTTCTGATGAATATCTGAAAAAAAGATGGAAAAGCTTCAGTTTTGACAAAGCAACACCAAGCTCAGAGGTAGGAAAAATAATTACACAACCAAAAGAGTCAATGCAAACTACCCATATTTCTGTACTTGACAAAGACGGAAATGCAGCATCTGTGACCACAACTCTTAACGGCTATTACGGAAGTAAAGTATTGGTTTCAGGAGCAGGCTTTTTTCTAAATAATGAAATGGATGATTTCTCCATCAAACCAGGAGTTCCCAATATGTTTGGAGCGGTAGGCGGAGAAGCCAATTCAATTCAGCCTAATAAAAGAATGCTTTCGTCTATGACTCCTACCATACTTCTTAAGAACGGAAAACCTTATATGGTAGTGGGAACACCTGGAGGAACTACAATTCCGACTTCAGTATATCAGTCTATTGTCAATGTTGTAGATTTTAAATTAAATGCCAATCTTTCAGTGAATACCCCCAAGTTCCATCATCAATGGCTTCCGGAAACAATCACTGTAGAAAATAATTTTCCCGAAAGCACTATTGCTGAGCTGAAAAACAAAAATTATATCATTGAAAAGACCAAGCAAATCGGAAAAACAGAAATGATCGTGCTTGATGAAAATGGAAATATTCATGCGGTAGCAGATGGCCGTGGAGACGACTCAGTGGCTGTAGAGTAA
- a CDS encoding NAD-dependent epimerase/dehydratase family protein: MESYTERILITGALGQIGTELTNRLVEIHGADNVVASGLDRWQEGITSAGHYERMDVTNTQLVRQVVKDYDITTVYHLASLLSGTSEKQPIFAWKLNLEPLLHFCEMAKEGLLKKIFWPSSIAVFGKGIPKHDVGQEVVLNPTTVYGISKMAGEKWCEYYFDKYGVDVRSIRYPGLISWKTPAGGGTTDYAVEIFYKAIEEGKYTSFISENTGMPMLYMDDAINATLKLMEAPKESLTVRSSYNLGGMSFTPKELAEEIKKEIPDFSIDYNPDFRQSIADSWPASIDDSVAKKDWGLTYDFGISEMTKDMIKNLKVKLTKN; encoded by the coding sequence ATGGAATCCTATACGGAAAGAATACTGATTACAGGTGCCTTGGGACAAATCGGCACAGAGCTTACGAACAGACTTGTTGAAATTCACGGAGCAGACAACGTTGTTGCTTCAGGATTGGACAGATGGCAGGAAGGAATTACTTCTGCAGGACACTATGAAAGAATGGACGTTACTAATACGCAGCTTGTGAGACAGGTGGTTAAAGACTATGATATCACGACAGTGTATCACTTAGCTTCACTTTTGTCAGGTACTTCAGAAAAGCAGCCTATTTTCGCTTGGAAATTAAATCTTGAACCCCTGCTTCATTTTTGTGAAATGGCAAAAGAAGGGCTTCTTAAAAAGATTTTCTGGCCAAGTTCAATCGCTGTGTTTGGAAAAGGAATTCCAAAGCATGATGTAGGGCAGGAGGTAGTACTGAACCCGACAACTGTTTATGGGATTTCTAAAATGGCAGGAGAAAAATGGTGTGAGTACTATTTTGATAAATATGGAGTGGATGTAAGGAGTATCAGATATCCGGGATTGATCTCATGGAAGACTCCGGCAGGTGGCGGAACAACCGACTACGCTGTTGAGATTTTCTATAAAGCAATAGAGGAGGGGAAATATACAAGTTTCATTTCTGAGAATACAGGAATGCCAATGTTGTATATGGATGATGCAATTAATGCAACATTAAAATTAATGGAAGCTCCAAAAGAAAGTCTGACTGTTCGTTCATCTTATAATCTTGGTGGAATGTCATTTACTCCAAAAGAACTGGCTGAAGAAATCAAGAAAGAAATTCCTGATTTTTCGATCGATTACAATCCTGATTTCAGACAGTCCATTGCAGATTCATGGCCCGCTTCAATTGATGATTCAGTAGCGAAAAAAGACTGGGGACTGACCTATGATTTCGGAATTTCTGAAATGACAAAAGATATGATCAAGAATCTTAAAGTAAAATTAACTAAGAATTAA
- a CDS encoding polysaccharide deacetylase, with product MVLLTFNITKMEAEAKNGVQISDEERLKIIENNTKAILRILDIHDIKSSFFVEVSLTGKLQNLIKAISSKGHEIAFYNKDSSPEEIENAKKNIQELLEKQIRGIRQKEVKVSQEILKMMEFNYVSNIDNANILFPLKRLKRDTEITEEDGLSIVPESISPYSQLPYNDFVFQILPMKYYQNMVLETLQNEEFVLIYLNSWQFTDFKKYRFEIPFYRSLFSGKKMEDKLDALLTFLNDREMATSRMKDYIF from the coding sequence ATGGTATTATTGACTTTTAACATTACGAAAATGGAAGCTGAAGCAAAAAACGGGGTTCAGATTTCGGATGAAGAAAGGTTAAAGATTATAGAAAATAATACCAAAGCAATTCTTAGGATTTTAGATATTCATGATATAAAATCAAGTTTTTTTGTAGAGGTTTCTCTCACTGGAAAACTGCAGAATCTTATAAAAGCAATTTCATCCAAAGGGCATGAAATTGCTTTTTATAATAAAGATTCAAGTCCGGAAGAAATAGAAAATGCCAAGAAGAATATTCAGGAACTTCTGGAAAAACAGATCAGAGGAATTCGTCAGAAAGAGGTAAAGGTTTCTCAGGAAATCCTGAAGATGATGGAGTTCAATTATGTTTCCAATATCGATAATGCCAATATTCTTTTTCCTCTCAAACGTCTGAAAAGAGATACTGAAATTACAGAAGAGGATGGGTTGAGTATTGTGCCGGAAAGTATCTCTCCATACAGCCAGCTGCCATACAATGATTTTGTATTTCAGATCCTGCCGATGAAGTATTACCAGAATATGGTTCTGGAAACATTGCAGAATGAAGAATTTGTTTTGATCTATTTAAACTCCTGGCAGTTTACCGATTTTAAGAAATACCGCTTTGAGATCCCTTTTTACAGAAGTTTATTTTCGGGCAAAAAAATGGAGGACAAATTAGATGCCCTCCTTACTTTTCTTAATGACAGGGAAATGGCTACTTCCCGTATGAAAGATTATATATTTTGA
- a CDS encoding metallophosphoesterase: MQKNFLIIAGIFLFLEVYIYQAIKTLTDNFWIRVGYWVISLAVYGIFAYEIAHQKSDRSTARAQIMISLFLVFILPKIFVVLFLLIDDIIRAGGYLIGFAKPTENFFPERRKFLSLIGLGMSGVLSALFIDGITFGKYRHKVRRVKVKLANLPKSFKGYKIIQISDVHSGSFSDPGKLQHAIDLINEQKPDLVLFTGDMVNNVADEFKPFIPLFSKIQAKDGKLAVLGNHDYGDYVTWESPQAKKENLDTLIDYEKQAGFDMLRNEHRVIEKDGEKLYILGVENWGLKPFPQFGKIDDALKNVPESATKILMSHDPTHFDYVVKKHPGNIHLTLSGHTHGMQFGLDLKNIKWSPVQYRYPKWADLYESEGKMLYVNRGFGVLGYPGRVGVLPEITLFELS, translated from the coding sequence ATGCAAAAAAACTTTTTAATTATCGCCGGAATCTTCCTGTTTTTGGAAGTGTATATTTATCAAGCCATAAAAACACTTACGGATAACTTCTGGATTAGGGTCGGATACTGGGTTATATCGTTAGCAGTATATGGGATCTTTGCTTACGAAATCGCTCATCAAAAATCTGACAGGAGTACAGCAAGGGCACAGATTATGATTTCATTATTTTTGGTTTTTATTCTTCCTAAAATTTTTGTAGTTTTATTTTTACTGATTGATGATATTATCCGTGCCGGAGGATATCTGATCGGCTTTGCAAAACCTACTGAAAACTTCTTTCCGGAAAGGAGAAAATTCTTAAGCCTGATAGGATTGGGAATGAGCGGAGTTCTTTCTGCTTTATTCATAGACGGAATTACCTTCGGAAAATACCGTCACAAAGTGAGAAGGGTAAAAGTGAAGCTTGCCAATCTTCCGAAAAGTTTTAAAGGGTATAAAATTATACAGATTTCGGATGTTCACAGCGGAAGCTTCTCAGATCCAGGTAAATTGCAGCATGCGATCGACCTGATCAACGAGCAAAAACCTGATCTGGTTCTGTTCACGGGAGACATGGTGAACAATGTTGCAGATGAATTTAAACCTTTCATTCCTTTATTTTCAAAAATACAGGCTAAAGACGGTAAACTTGCTGTATTAGGAAACCATGATTACGGTGATTATGTAACCTGGGAATCTCCTCAGGCTAAAAAAGAAAATCTTGACACACTGATTGATTATGAAAAACAGGCTGGTTTTGATATGCTGAGAAATGAACACAGAGTCATTGAAAAAGATGGTGAGAAGCTATATATTTTGGGAGTTGAAAACTGGGGATTAAAACCGTTTCCTCAATTTGGTAAAATTGACGACGCGTTAAAAAACGTACCGGAATCAGCAACAAAAATATTAATGAGCCATGACCCTACCCATTTTGATTATGTGGTAAAAAAACACCCTGGGAATATTCATCTAACCCTTTCGGGACATACTCACGGTATGCAATTTGGTTTAGATCTTAAAAATATCAAATGGTCACCTGTACAGTACCGCTACCCGAAATGGGCAGATCTATATGAGAGTGAGGGGAAAATGCTTTATGTAAACAGAGGATTTGGAGTATTGGGATATCCGGGGAGAGTGGGTGTATTGCCAGAGATCACTCTTTTTGAACTGAGCTAG
- a CDS encoding 3-oxoacyl-ACP synthase III family protein — protein MPNTIIIGSGSYIPNRVIGRDYFMNSEFYTEDGVKIEKPVEETIAKFVEITEIENRRFIEEDLSNSQIGYEAAKVALEDAKVDGEELDYIIYASNFGEVTENGYADFMPTMAARVKNKLGIKNRKCVTYDMLFGCPGWVEAMILADNLIKAKVAKTVLVIGGETLSRVTDPHDRNRMIFADGAGAVVVKATDDENVGIIAHNTICDNGPELNYLENAPSINKEVDQKRLYVRMLGRKIYEYALKNVPVAIKETITDAGLSIEDIDKILIHQANAKMDYAMIERLHRLYDIKEYDHSISPMTIQDLGNTSVATIPTMYDLIIKGKMEGQTFKEKGNIVMTSVGAGMNINAIVYRFP, from the coding sequence ATGCCGAATACGATCATTATTGGTTCTGGATCTTATATTCCGAACAGAGTTATTGGTAGGGATTATTTCATGAATTCCGAGTTCTACACAGAGGATGGAGTAAAGATTGAAAAGCCTGTGGAAGAAACGATTGCAAAATTTGTAGAAATAACAGAAATTGAAAACAGGAGATTCATTGAGGAAGATCTTTCCAATTCACAAATCGGTTATGAAGCCGCAAAAGTTGCCCTTGAGGATGCAAAAGTAGACGGTGAGGAATTAGATTATATTATTTACGCAAGCAATTTCGGGGAAGTTACTGAAAACGGATACGCTGATTTTATGCCGACAATGGCCGCAAGGGTAAAGAACAAACTGGGTATCAAAAACAGAAAATGCGTAACGTATGATATGCTTTTCGGATGTCCGGGATGGGTGGAAGCTATGATTTTGGCTGATAATTTAATTAAGGCTAAGGTTGCTAAAACCGTTTTAGTAATTGGAGGGGAAACATTAAGCCGTGTAACAGATCCACACGACAGAAACAGGATGATCTTTGCTGACGGTGCTGGTGCTGTAGTAGTAAAAGCTACTGATGATGAGAATGTTGGAATCATTGCCCACAACACAATCTGCGACAATGGTCCGGAACTGAATTATCTTGAAAATGCTCCATCAATCAATAAAGAAGTAGATCAAAAACGTCTTTATGTAAGAATGCTGGGAAGAAAAATCTACGAATACGCTCTTAAAAACGTACCGGTAGCCATCAAAGAAACCATTACAGATGCAGGTCTTTCTATTGAAGATATAGATAAAATCTTAATTCACCAGGCCAACGCCAAAATGGATTATGCTATGATTGAAAGACTTCACAGACTTTACGATATAAAGGAGTATGACCACTCTATTTCCCCAATGACCATTCAGGATCTTGGAAATACATCTGTAGCAACTATTCCTACAATGTATGATTTAATAATTAAAGGAAAAATGGAGGGTCAAACGTTTAAAGAAAAAGGTAACATTGTGATGACTTCGGTAGGTGCCGGAATGAACATCAATGCTATCGTTTACAGATTTCCTTAA
- the ubiE gene encoding bifunctional demethylmenaquinone methyltransferase/2-methoxy-6-polyprenyl-1,4-benzoquinol methylase UbiE, with amino-acid sequence MTKDITKVTPYNSEATKKSQVEDMFDNIAPKYDLLNHVLSMKIDVLWRKKLVRWMKNDNPQEVLDVATGTGDLAITIEKGTGSKVVGLDLSQQMLNVGVIKIKKLKLDGKISMQKGDAENLPFEDNRFDAVSVAFGVRNFENLTKGLAELRRVVKDNKSVYILEFSKVEGFMGPFYMFYFKNVLPAIGRLVSKDNRAYTYLPDSVNAFPFGEKMKQILLDTGFKKVEYKKLSLGIATIYKATK; translated from the coding sequence TTGACAAAAGATATCACCAAAGTTACTCCCTACAATTCAGAGGCTACTAAGAAAAGCCAGGTAGAGGATATGTTCGACAATATTGCACCGAAGTATGACCTTCTGAACCATGTTTTATCCATGAAAATTGACGTTTTGTGGAGGAAAAAACTGGTAAGATGGATGAAAAATGATAATCCGCAGGAAGTGCTGGATGTGGCTACAGGAACGGGAGATCTGGCAATTACCATTGAAAAAGGAACCGGTTCAAAAGTAGTTGGTTTAGATTTATCACAACAAATGCTGAATGTTGGCGTTATTAAAATAAAAAAACTTAAATTAGACGGCAAAATTTCAATGCAAAAAGGGGATGCCGAAAATCTTCCTTTTGAGGACAATAGATTTGATGCTGTGTCCGTTGCATTTGGAGTGAGGAATTTTGAAAACCTTACCAAAGGTTTGGCAGAGTTAAGAAGAGTAGTTAAAGATAACAAAAGTGTTTATATACTGGAGTTTTCAAAGGTTGAGGGGTTTATGGGGCCATTTTATATGTTTTATTTCAAAAATGTATTACCTGCCATAGGCAGATTGGTTTCCAAAGATAATAGGGCGTATACATACCTTCCGGATTCTGTAAATGCTTTTCCTTTCGGGGAGAAGATGAAACAAATTCTTTTAGATACGGGATTTAAGAAAGTTGAATATAAAAAATTAAGTTTAGGTATAGCCACAATTTATAAAGCAACAAAGTAA
- a CDS encoding porin family protein, producing the protein MNKFLLKALVLTSVNVAILSNAQFRTRNRMDKLEDFDEQKFSWGFYLNGNRLDYRIVLHPRYGMNGNENLVTSKESYSFGAGLIAKWRLNDYLDVRMEPGLQFAQRQLTFNTQSNDIYAGGSLTNPPFMPVPLQDKDKVREIKSTLIDIPVLLELHGQRWYNSRPYIAGGVNYIVNLQSNATSTDDNMQGIFRSTTHNFAWSAEMGIQFYFNKFKLTPAIRGTFFMNNEKVADNATTPPYWAAAMSTLQTRAVMFVLKFE; encoded by the coding sequence ATGAATAAATTTCTATTAAAAGCACTGGTTTTAACCTCAGTAAATGTTGCCATTCTTTCGAATGCGCAATTCAGAACCCGAAACAGAATGGATAAGTTGGAAGACTTTGACGAGCAAAAATTCAGTTGGGGGTTTTATTTGAACGGGAACAGACTGGACTATCGCATCGTACTGCATCCGAGATATGGGATGAACGGGAATGAAAACCTTGTCACATCCAAGGAGAGTTATAGTTTCGGTGCCGGGCTGATTGCAAAATGGAGACTGAATGACTACTTAGATGTAAGAATGGAACCAGGTTTACAGTTTGCACAAAGACAGTTGACTTTTAATACCCAATCTAATGATATCTACGCGGGCGGATCTTTAACCAATCCTCCTTTTATGCCTGTTCCGCTTCAGGATAAAGATAAAGTTAGAGAAATTAAATCTACCTTGATTGATATTCCTGTTCTTTTGGAGCTTCATGGGCAAAGATGGTATAACTCAAGACCTTACATTGCCGGTGGGGTGAACTATATTGTGAATCTTCAGTCTAACGCAACTTCTACTGATGATAACATGCAGGGAATCTTCAGATCAACAACGCATAACTTTGCTTGGTCTGCAGAAATGGGGATTCAGTTTTATTTCAACAAATTTAAATTGACCCCTGCCATCAGAGGAACATTCTTTATGAATAACGAAAAAGTGGCTGATAACGCTACCACACCTCCATATTGGGCGGCTGCAATGTCTACATTACAGACAAGAGCAGTAATGTTCGTTCTGAAATTTGAATAA
- a CDS encoding cell division protein ZapA, which produces MEVRRITVNIAGRVYPLNVPAAEEETLRKVGKQIENMIKDFEQNFDVRDKQDALAMCALKLGTNAEVVSLNYEKNINSTNERLTQINQSLNEIGK; this is translated from the coding sequence ATGGAGGTAAGGAGAATAACCGTAAACATTGCAGGAAGGGTATACCCGCTGAACGTACCGGCAGCAGAGGAGGAAACTTTGCGTAAAGTAGGGAAGCAGATAGAGAATATGATTAAAGATTTTGAACAAAACTTCGATGTAAGAGATAAACAGGATGCTTTGGCTATGTGTGCCCTTAAACTGGGAACCAATGCAGAAGTAGTATCTCTTAATTACGAGAAAAATATTAATTCAACCAATGAAAGATTAACGCAGATTAATCAATCATTGAATGAAATAGGGAAATAG
- the rny gene encoding ribonuclease Y, translating to MTTAIIVGVICLVIGVVIGMFFSRSSLNTKAKFIIDDAKKNAENLIEKANVQAESIKKEKNLQAKEKFLELKSQHDADIQSREKKIQESEKRMQEVEKRTKDKEHKLNDELSKVGKLEKDLDKQIADYSKKNEILEKKQHELDTANAKKVEILEKISNYTADEAKAELVETMRAEAKTRAQAHVQSIMEEAQMNAKNEARKIVIQTIQRIGTEQAIENSVSVFNIESDEVKGRIIGREGRNIRALEAITGVEIIVDDTPEAILLSCFDPVRREIARLSLHRLVTDGRIHPARIEEVVEKTRKQIEEEIIEVGKRTIIDLGIHGLHPELIKIVGRMKYRSSYGQNLLQHSREVANIAATMAAELGLNVKLAKRAGLLHDIGKVPEQESELPHALLGMQWAEKYGENPEVVNAIGAHHDEIEMKSLLSPIIQVADAISGARPGARRQVLESYIQRLKDLESAALSFEGVSSAYAIQAGRELRVMVESGKVNDEVASQLSYDISEKIQNELTYPGQVKVTVIRETRAVNIAR from the coding sequence ATGACAACAGCCATTATAGTCGGCGTTATTTGCTTAGTTATTGGGGTAGTAATAGGGATGTTTTTCTCTAGAAGCTCTCTGAATACTAAGGCAAAATTTATCATAGATGATGCAAAGAAAAATGCCGAAAACCTTATAGAAAAAGCTAACGTACAAGCCGAATCCATAAAGAAAGAAAAGAACCTTCAGGCAAAAGAAAAATTTCTGGAGCTAAAATCACAGCATGATGCTGACATTCAGTCCCGTGAAAAGAAAATACAGGAATCTGAAAAGAGAATGCAGGAGGTTGAAAAAAGAACCAAGGACAAAGAGCATAAGCTGAATGACGAACTTAGCAAAGTAGGAAAACTTGAAAAAGATTTGGATAAGCAGATTGCTGATTATTCCAAGAAAAATGAGATTTTAGAGAAAAAGCAGCATGAATTAGACACTGCTAACGCTAAAAAAGTTGAAATTCTTGAAAAAATCTCTAACTACACAGCAGATGAAGCAAAAGCAGAATTGGTAGAAACCATGAGAGCTGAAGCTAAAACAAGAGCTCAGGCACACGTTCAGAGCATCATGGAAGAAGCTCAGATGAATGCGAAGAACGAAGCAAGAAAAATCGTTATTCAAACCATTCAGAGAATCGGAACAGAGCAGGCTATTGAAAATTCAGTATCTGTATTTAACATTGAATCTGATGAAGTAAAAGGTAGAATTATCGGTAGAGAGGGTAGAAATATCCGTGCTTTAGAAGCGATCACAGGAGTGGAAATTATCGTTGATGATACTCCGGAGGCGATTCTTCTTTCGTGCTTTGACCCGGTAAGAAGAGAAATTGCAAGACTGTCCCTTCACAGATTGGTTACTGACGGTAGAATTCACCCGGCAAGAATCGAAGAAGTGGTAGAAAAAACAAGAAAACAAATAGAAGAGGAGATTATTGAAGTAGGGAAGAGAACGATCATTGATTTAGGAATCCACGGATTGCACCCTGAATTGATCAAAATCGTTGGTAGAATGAAGTACCGTTCTTCTTATGGACAGAACTTACTACAGCACTCAAGAGAAGTAGCTAATATTGCTGCAACAATGGCTGCTGAATTAGGATTGAACGTAAAGTTAGCTAAAAGAGCAGGTCTATTACACGATATTGGTAAAGTTCCTGAGCAGGAATCTGAATTACCACATGCGTTATTAGGAATGCAATGGGCTGAGAAATATGGTGAAAATCCAGAAGTCGTTAATGCTATTGGAGCTCACCACGACGAAATTGAAATGAAGTCGTTATTATCTCCGATCATTCAGGTGGCCGATGCTATCTCAGGAGCAAGACCGGGAGCAAGAAGACAGGTGCTGGAATCTTATATTCAGAGACTGAAAGACCTTGAATCTGCTGCGCTAAGCTTCGAAGGAGTATCAAGTGCTTATGCAATCCAGGCTGGTAGAGAACTGAGAGTAATGGTAGAAAGTGGAAAAGTAAATGATGAAGTCGCTTCTCAATTATCTTACGATATTTCTGAAAAGATCCAGAACGAACTGACTTATCCGGGACAGGTAAAAGTAACAGTAATCAGAGAAACGAGAGCTGTCAATATTGCAAGATAA
- a CDS encoding MFS transporter, which translates to MQELSLSSKLKYIFSIPVVISALGYFVDIYDLLLFGIVRIPSLKALGLNPDADGTFILNCQMVGLLIGGVFWGIFGDKKGRLSVLFGSILVYSLANIACGFLPYFPKEHLVYQYAGLRFIAGIGLAGELGAGITLVSESLPKNLRAIGTSVVAGFGLMGAVVAQLTVELAGGWNISYVIGGIMGILLLLLRISVSESGIYKNIEHKSVSKGNFLSFFTNKNRLIRYLKCIAVGLPTWYCIGILAVLANQFAPELGIKDVNPGKAIMWAYVGISAGDLASGFISHILKSRKMAIFYMLSFTLIGVAVMLFGNTNTETKYYMFCVWLGLGTGYWAMFVTLAAEQFGTNIRNTATTTVPNMVRGLVPVMILAFDTLKGNFSVVESAAIIGVVVFGLAFYSSLTISETHNKDLEFTE; encoded by the coding sequence ATGCAAGAACTGTCACTGTCTTCAAAACTGAAGTACATTTTTTCTATCCCCGTTGTTATTTCTGCCCTGGGCTATTTTGTAGATATATATGATCTTCTTTTATTTGGGATTGTAAGAATTCCAAGTTTAAAAGCATTAGGGCTTAATCCTGATGCGGATGGGACCTTTATTCTGAACTGTCAGATGGTAGGGCTTCTCATTGGAGGAGTCTTCTGGGGGATCTTCGGAGATAAAAAAGGAAGACTTTCCGTACTTTTTGGTTCTATCCTCGTATATTCTTTAGCGAATATAGCCTGTGGCTTTCTGCCTTATTTTCCAAAAGAGCATTTGGTGTACCAGTATGCAGGCTTAAGATTTATAGCGGGCATAGGGCTTGCCGGGGAGCTTGGAGCGGGAATTACACTGGTTTCTGAAAGCCTGCCGAAGAATTTAAGAGCGATCGGAACCTCGGTGGTGGCTGGTTTTGGATTAATGGGAGCCGTAGTAGCCCAGCTCACAGTAGAACTGGCCGGAGGATGGAACATCTCTTATGTCATTGGCGGAATCATGGGAATTCTGCTGCTGTTACTCAGAATAAGTGTATCAGAATCCGGAATTTATAAAAATATTGAACATAAAAGCGTTTCCAAAGGGAACTTTCTGTCTTTTTTTACCAATAAGAACAGATTGATAAGATATTTAAAATGTATTGCAGTGGGATTACCCACCTGGTATTGTATAGGGATTCTGGCCGTTTTAGCCAATCAATTTGCCCCTGAACTTGGAATAAAGGATGTCAACCCCGGAAAAGCAATTATGTGGGCTTACGTGGGGATATCTGCCGGCGATTTGGCGAGTGGTTTTATTTCCCATATTTTAAAGTCCCGCAAAATGGCCATATTTTACATGCTGAGCTTTACTTTGATCGGCGTGGCTGTTATGCTCTTTGGGAACACCAATACAGAAACAAAATATTATATGTTTTGCGTATGGCTTGGCCTTGGGACAGGGTATTGGGCGATGTTTGTAACGCTGGCGGCAGAACAGTTCGGAACCAATATCAGAAATACAGCAACTACCACAGTCCCGAATATGGTAAGAGGATTGGTTCCTGTGATGATTCTGGCATTTGACACCCTAAAAGGAAATTTTTCCGTGGTAGAAAGCGCTGCGATTATTGGAGTAGTGGTATTCGGACTTGCTTTTTATTCTTCGCTTACCATTTCGGAGACTCATAATAAGGATCTTGAATTTACAGAATAA
- a CDS encoding bacteriocin-like protein: MNIMKNAKKLAKQDLKNITGGISGTPDLSLCGCNCAGSVEGPKYCAQYIACPQVYTCGEY, from the coding sequence ATGAACATTATGAAAAATGCTAAAAAGCTAGCAAAGCAAGATCTGAAAAATATTACAGGAGGGATAAGCGGAACTCCGGATTTATCTCTTTGCGGGTGCAACTGTGCAGGATCTGTAGAAGGTCCTAAATATTGCGCGCAATATATCGCTTGTCCGCAAGTTTATACTTGTGGCGAGTATTAA